One Clavelina lepadiformis chromosome 1, kaClaLepa1.1, whole genome shotgun sequence genomic region harbors:
- the LOC143452126 gene encoding frizzled-2-like isoform X2: MMNYQVELLVLTICCHALFVHKSAVHAGGAKPTCAPVTLSLCYQTGGITSLDVTKKDLIDNSYGILPSKRRRTINKERSEEKFANDVIKWHYNITTYPTFSGDRSLQEVEASLSALYPLISTSCSKYITLFLCSVYSPVCTPRGVVPPCFELCERVKRECQMTADMFGIEWPERLSCDYFPSSYSQSRSRSAAGSEGYYEEANNMYFISRQTSAMWAEALLDDGKVCIPPSDDDVIFPVLVRLQKEDESTLPNKTEPYPEFGVWCPSNMKAPPGHNGYTFMGLPNCTAPCPNMYLENEELWIVRYVVLVLAVICVVVTSFTLLTFSINTKRFGYPERPIVFYAFCYLVISIVFLVGFILAEQVACNEEIINEENEVVQGFAVVEGSHHQLCSVIFMILYYFTVSGTIWWLILTFTWLLAAGFKWSNEAVESYHFFYHTLAWGIPAFQTVVVFISNKVEGDNIVGVCFVGLYDVDGLRYLLLLPMCTYLIIGIIVLFTGFFCLNRVRKSLQDDQENKEKLAKFMIRIGVFSVLYILPQIALIIIYAVEEGNRQYWEAAWYVRSCEENGVPCPSKKHEITVSAEVVPEPGPFLFCMKYILFLVVALPPLFWVGSRKTLDSWKNFCSDLIHPRKESVINTTVDRLLNDSNGPHAKDLQAKLAGKLDNTEETYIGKFGDADLRGSSASVAAQYVSKGRSRAWEDISYSESTDSLTSYTDTEWSRILAEESHMNRDTRVIGRKNMSNQHRGLRSGRKAERSSKKDGYFVKSNGVESSCKKNLTKQNDSDPNIPGTSKILQPTQEPYNDGIRTSTADRTKTSNQASNKTVEQIGKPHKITKESEQQGSTSNDKFGTKKETGDCKRPEKYTSAFKPLASIAAEKKAYAVDDDNIATKNLKRIQGCQPGITTSSAAINHSNPTSVVGTQLTNRSESPRYVNLPIPTKRTISIGENTSNCTPKPRIPFTSPPVPPPRVDSMKTESAERTLSI; encoded by the exons ATGATGAATTATCAGGTTGAGTTACTAGTTTTAACAATTTGCTGCCATGCTTTGTTTGTGCACAAATCAGCAGTACATGCTGGTGGCGCGAAGCCAACATGCGCGCCTGTTACACTATCACTTTGTTACCAAACTGGTGGAATAACATCTCTTGATGTGACCAAAAAAGATCTAATTGACAATAGCTATGGTATTTTACCGTCAAAACGACGGagaacaataaacaaagaaaggagtgaagaaaaatttgcaaatgatgtcataaaatgGCATTATAACATCACCACTTATCCCACGTTTTCTGGAGACAGATCACTGCAAGAGGTGGAGGCGTCGCTCAGCGCCCTATACCCACTGATATCCACATCATGCTCGAAATACATCACCTTATTCCTTTGCTCTGTATATTCACCCGTATGCACCCCAAGGGGCGTTGTACCCCCGTGTTTTGAATTATGTGAGCGAGTGAAGCGCGAGTGTCAGATGACTGCGGATATGTTTGGAATAGAATGGCCTGAACGGCTCAGCTGTGATTACTTTCCTTCATCTTATTCACAATCCCGCAGTCGAAGTGCAGCTGGGAGTGAAGGATATTATGAAGAAGCGAATAACATGTACTTTATCAGTCGACAAACATCGGCTATGTGGGCTGAGGCGCTGCTCGATGATGGAAAA GTGTGTATTCCACCGTCtgacgatgacgtcatatttccGGTTTTGGTGCGATTACAGAAAGAAGACGAAAGTACATTGCCCAATAAAACCGAACCATACCCTGAATTCGGAGTTTGGTGCCCTTCGAATATGAAGGCTCCCCCTGGACACAATGG GTATACATTCATGGGTTTACCCAACTGCACGGCCCCTTGTCCAAACATGTATTTGGAAAACGAAGAACTATGGATAGTGCGTTATGTCGTGCTCGTACTTGCTGTGATATGCGTGGTCGTGACTTCCTTTACTCTGCTTACCTTTTCTATTAACACCAAACG GTTCGGGTACCCGGAACGGCCGATAGTgttttatgcattttgttaCCTGGTCATTTCGATCGTTTTCTTAGTTGGTTTTATCCTGGCTGAACAAGTCGCTTGCAATGAAGAG ATAATAAATGAAGAAAACGAAGTTGTTCAAGGATTTGCGGTGGTGGAAGGTTCGCATCACCAACTCTGTTCCGTCATTTTCATGATATTATATTACTTCACTG TGAGCGGGACGATATGGTGGCTGATACTTACTTTTACTTGGTTGTTAGCCGCTGGTTTCAAGTGGAGTAACGAAGCCGTAGAAAGCTACCATTTCTTCTACCATACTCTTGCATGGGGGATACCGGCATTTCAGACTGTTGTCGTCTTTATCTCAAATAAAGTGGAGGGCGATAACATCGTTG GTGTATGCTTTGTTGGACTGTACGATGTAGACGGTTTGCGATACCTCCTTCTGCTGCCCATGTGTACATACCTTATCATCGGGATCATTGTACTTTTTACAG GATTTTTTTGCCTTAATCGCGTCCGTAAAAGTCTTCAAGATGatcaagaaaacaaagaaaaattggcCAAGTTCATGATACGGATCGGCGTGTTCAGCGTGCTTTATATTCTGCCTCAG ATTGCATTGATAATAATATATGCGGTAGAGGAAGGCAACAGGCAGTATTGGGAAGCAGCTTGGTACGTCCGCTCATGTGAGGAAAACGGTGTCCCCTGCCCGTCAAAGAAGCACGaaatcactgtgtcagctgaaG TTGTACCAGAGCCAGGACCTTTCCTATTCTgcatgaaatatattttatttctggTCGTCGCTCTGCCTCCGCTCTTCTGGGTTGGAAGTAGAAAAACTCTCGATTCGTGGAAAAACTTTTGTTCTGATCTCAT ACACCCAAGAAAAGAATCTGTAATAAACACAACAGTGGACCGACTTTTGAATGACTCAAATGGACCACATGCTAAAG ACCTTCAGGCAAAATTAGCGGGGAAACTTGACAACACCGAAGAGACATATATTGGAAAATTTGGTGATGCTGATCTAAGAGGTTCCTCAGCATCAGTAGCAGCCCAATATGTTTCAAAAG GTCGGTCACGAGCCTGGGAAGATATTTCGTACTCTGAAAGTACAGACAGTTTGACGTCGTATACTGATACTGAATGGTCCCGAATTCTCGCTGAGGAATCCCACATGAACCGTGATACAAGAGTGATCGGACGAAAAAATATGTCCAATCAGCATCGCGGCCTACGTTCCGGCAGAAAAGCTGAAAGGAGCAGCAAAAAAGATGGATACTTTGTAAAATCCAACGGGGTTGAATCCTCTTGCAAGAAAAACCTCACGAAACAAAATGATTCTGATCCAAACATACCAGGTACATCAAAGATACTTCAACCTACACAAGAACCATATAACGATGGAATACGTACAAGTACTGCAGATCGAACGAAGACAAGCAATCAAGCATCGAATAAAACAGTTGAACAAATAGGAAAGCCACATAAAATTACTAAAGAATCGGAGCAGCAAGGTTCTACTTCGAACGATAAATTTGgaaccaaaaaagaaacaggaGACTGTAAAAGGCCGGAAAAATATACAAGTGCTTTTAAGCCTTTAGCGAGTATAGCTGCTGAAAAGAAAGCGTACGCAGTTGATGATGATAACATTGCTACTAAAAACTTGAAGCGAATTCAAGGATGTCAGCCTGGTATTACCACTAGTAGTGCTGCTATTAACCATTCTAACCCTACTTCGGTTGTTGGCACCCAACTAACGAACAGGAGCGAAAGTCCCCGTTATGTTAACTTACCTATCCCTACTAAACGTACCATAAGTATTGGTGAAAATACCAGTAACTGTACACCGAAACCGAGGATACCGTTTACTTCCCCGCCGGTGCCACCACCTCGAGTCGATTCAATGAAAACAGAGTCTGCAGAACGAACACTCTCTATTTAA
- the LOC143452126 gene encoding frizzled-3-like isoform X1 has product MMNYQVELLVLTICCHALFVHKSAVHAGGAKPTCAPVTLSLCYQTGGITSLDVTKKDLIDNSYGILPSKRRRTINKERSEEKFANDVIKWHYNITTYPTFSGDRSLQEVEASLSALYPLISTSCSKYITLFLCSVYSPVCTPRGVVPPCFELCERVKRECQMTADMFGIEWPERLSCDYFPSSYSQSRSRSAAGSEGYYEEANNMYFISRQTSAMWAEALLDDGKVCIPPSDDDVIFPVLVRLQKEDESTLPNKTEPYPEFGVWCPSNMKAPPGHNGYTFMGLPNCTAPCPNMYLENEELWIVRYVVLVLAVICVVVTSFTLLTFSINTKRFGYPERPIVFYAFCYLVISIVFLVGFILAEQVACNEEIINEENEVVQGFAVVEGSHHQLCSVIFMILYYFTVSGTIWWLILTFTWLLAAGFKWSNEAVESYHFFYHTLAWGIPAFQTVVVFISNKVEGDNIVGVCFVGLYDVDGLRYLLLLPMCTYLIIGIIVLFTGFFCLNRVRKSLQDDQENKEKLAKFMIRIGVFSVLYILPQIALIIIYAVEEGNRQYWEAAWYVRSCEENGVPCPSKKHEITVSAEVVPEPGPFLFCMKYILFLVVALPPLFWVGSRKTLDSWKNFCSDLIHPRKESVINTTVDRLLNDSNGPHAKDLQAKLAGKLDNTEETYIGKFGDADLRGSSASVAAQYVSKGAGRSRAWEDISYSESTDSLTSYTDTEWSRILAEESHMNRDTRVIGRKNMSNQHRGLRSGRKAERSSKKDGYFVKSNGVESSCKKNLTKQNDSDPNIPGTSKILQPTQEPYNDGIRTSTADRTKTSNQASNKTVEQIGKPHKITKESEQQGSTSNDKFGTKKETGDCKRPEKYTSAFKPLASIAAEKKAYAVDDDNIATKNLKRIQGCQPGITTSSAAINHSNPTSVVGTQLTNRSESPRYVNLPIPTKRTISIGENTSNCTPKPRIPFTSPPVPPPRVDSMKTESAERTLSI; this is encoded by the exons ATGATGAATTATCAGGTTGAGTTACTAGTTTTAACAATTTGCTGCCATGCTTTGTTTGTGCACAAATCAGCAGTACATGCTGGTGGCGCGAAGCCAACATGCGCGCCTGTTACACTATCACTTTGTTACCAAACTGGTGGAATAACATCTCTTGATGTGACCAAAAAAGATCTAATTGACAATAGCTATGGTATTTTACCGTCAAAACGACGGagaacaataaacaaagaaaggagtgaagaaaaatttgcaaatgatgtcataaaatgGCATTATAACATCACCACTTATCCCACGTTTTCTGGAGACAGATCACTGCAAGAGGTGGAGGCGTCGCTCAGCGCCCTATACCCACTGATATCCACATCATGCTCGAAATACATCACCTTATTCCTTTGCTCTGTATATTCACCCGTATGCACCCCAAGGGGCGTTGTACCCCCGTGTTTTGAATTATGTGAGCGAGTGAAGCGCGAGTGTCAGATGACTGCGGATATGTTTGGAATAGAATGGCCTGAACGGCTCAGCTGTGATTACTTTCCTTCATCTTATTCACAATCCCGCAGTCGAAGTGCAGCTGGGAGTGAAGGATATTATGAAGAAGCGAATAACATGTACTTTATCAGTCGACAAACATCGGCTATGTGGGCTGAGGCGCTGCTCGATGATGGAAAA GTGTGTATTCCACCGTCtgacgatgacgtcatatttccGGTTTTGGTGCGATTACAGAAAGAAGACGAAAGTACATTGCCCAATAAAACCGAACCATACCCTGAATTCGGAGTTTGGTGCCCTTCGAATATGAAGGCTCCCCCTGGACACAATGG GTATACATTCATGGGTTTACCCAACTGCACGGCCCCTTGTCCAAACATGTATTTGGAAAACGAAGAACTATGGATAGTGCGTTATGTCGTGCTCGTACTTGCTGTGATATGCGTGGTCGTGACTTCCTTTACTCTGCTTACCTTTTCTATTAACACCAAACG GTTCGGGTACCCGGAACGGCCGATAGTgttttatgcattttgttaCCTGGTCATTTCGATCGTTTTCTTAGTTGGTTTTATCCTGGCTGAACAAGTCGCTTGCAATGAAGAG ATAATAAATGAAGAAAACGAAGTTGTTCAAGGATTTGCGGTGGTGGAAGGTTCGCATCACCAACTCTGTTCCGTCATTTTCATGATATTATATTACTTCACTG TGAGCGGGACGATATGGTGGCTGATACTTACTTTTACTTGGTTGTTAGCCGCTGGTTTCAAGTGGAGTAACGAAGCCGTAGAAAGCTACCATTTCTTCTACCATACTCTTGCATGGGGGATACCGGCATTTCAGACTGTTGTCGTCTTTATCTCAAATAAAGTGGAGGGCGATAACATCGTTG GTGTATGCTTTGTTGGACTGTACGATGTAGACGGTTTGCGATACCTCCTTCTGCTGCCCATGTGTACATACCTTATCATCGGGATCATTGTACTTTTTACAG GATTTTTTTGCCTTAATCGCGTCCGTAAAAGTCTTCAAGATGatcaagaaaacaaagaaaaattggcCAAGTTCATGATACGGATCGGCGTGTTCAGCGTGCTTTATATTCTGCCTCAG ATTGCATTGATAATAATATATGCGGTAGAGGAAGGCAACAGGCAGTATTGGGAAGCAGCTTGGTACGTCCGCTCATGTGAGGAAAACGGTGTCCCCTGCCCGTCAAAGAAGCACGaaatcactgtgtcagctgaaG TTGTACCAGAGCCAGGACCTTTCCTATTCTgcatgaaatatattttatttctggTCGTCGCTCTGCCTCCGCTCTTCTGGGTTGGAAGTAGAAAAACTCTCGATTCGTGGAAAAACTTTTGTTCTGATCTCAT ACACCCAAGAAAAGAATCTGTAATAAACACAACAGTGGACCGACTTTTGAATGACTCAAATGGACCACATGCTAAAG ACCTTCAGGCAAAATTAGCGGGGAAACTTGACAACACCGAAGAGACATATATTGGAAAATTTGGTGATGCTGATCTAAGAGGTTCCTCAGCATCAGTAGCAGCCCAATATGTTTCAAAAGGTGCGG GTCGGTCACGAGCCTGGGAAGATATTTCGTACTCTGAAAGTACAGACAGTTTGACGTCGTATACTGATACTGAATGGTCCCGAATTCTCGCTGAGGAATCCCACATGAACCGTGATACAAGAGTGATCGGACGAAAAAATATGTCCAATCAGCATCGCGGCCTACGTTCCGGCAGAAAAGCTGAAAGGAGCAGCAAAAAAGATGGATACTTTGTAAAATCCAACGGGGTTGAATCCTCTTGCAAGAAAAACCTCACGAAACAAAATGATTCTGATCCAAACATACCAGGTACATCAAAGATACTTCAACCTACACAAGAACCATATAACGATGGAATACGTACAAGTACTGCAGATCGAACGAAGACAAGCAATCAAGCATCGAATAAAACAGTTGAACAAATAGGAAAGCCACATAAAATTACTAAAGAATCGGAGCAGCAAGGTTCTACTTCGAACGATAAATTTGgaaccaaaaaagaaacaggaGACTGTAAAAGGCCGGAAAAATATACAAGTGCTTTTAAGCCTTTAGCGAGTATAGCTGCTGAAAAGAAAGCGTACGCAGTTGATGATGATAACATTGCTACTAAAAACTTGAAGCGAATTCAAGGATGTCAGCCTGGTATTACCACTAGTAGTGCTGCTATTAACCATTCTAACCCTACTTCGGTTGTTGGCACCCAACTAACGAACAGGAGCGAAAGTCCCCGTTATGTTAACTTACCTATCCCTACTAAACGTACCATAAGTATTGGTGAAAATACCAGTAACTGTACACCGAAACCGAGGATACCGTTTACTTCCCCGCCGGTGCCACCACCTCGAGTCGATTCAATGAAAACAGAGTCTGCAGAACGAACACTCTCTATTTAA